In Hemicordylus capensis ecotype Gifberg chromosome 4, rHemCap1.1.pri, whole genome shotgun sequence, the genomic window TTGCTTTCTCCGAGACATGCTGCTAACTGAGGCGTCTTCTTGTGCCTGCTTTTTGCAGAGGCATCAGCGAGAGGTGGAGCGCTGGGAGAAGGGGGGGCTGGGGTGGAGTGTTTAGGTAGGTGGGAAAAGACTTAGTCGTGAGGAAAAGTCGAGTCGGTGGCGTCGGAccagcccccccctcccctcgctccttATTTCACCAACaaaaaattggggggaggggaaaaaatcacAACCCACCCAAGCAAGCCAAGTGGTGGTGGCAGATCAGCCGGGCGGGGGATGCGCGGGGTTGTACTGGGTGCGCTGCAGGCTGGGGCGGCTGCGCGGCTCGCGCATGGGGCTCAGTAATTATGATTGTGAATAATGCATGGCGATTAATGATGCTGGGGGCGAGCGCGGATTGGCCCGGCTCCAGCGGACTCGGGCTGCATATGTAAATGAGGGATGGCGCTCAGCAATTAGCCGCTTCAGTCCGCCAAATGATGCGTCTGCCCGGCACCAGCAGCGCCTCCTGCAAGAGGCAccgactgcagcagcagcagaagggacaCAGGCGGCAGcaaaacacgcacacacatacaccaaagGGATCTCTGCGTGTGCATTCACTTTACACAACATAGGTGCAAGCTTCACTGCTGGGGAAGGGCATGATCTTCGCGGCTTTCTGTCTCTGTCCCTCTTCTACCTTCCCTTCTTCACTTCGTTTGCTCggttctctctttttaaaaaaaatttacatcACTGTGTCTTTTTTCCAGGTTCCGCCTTACCCAGAAGTTAGTCTGCATAGCACTTAGTTTTTCGGTGGCGCCTATAATTTCTTCTGGCGGAGAGATGAAAAAGGAGCAAactttttgcctgtgtgtgtttcCTGTCTTGTTTTTCACATTCTTGCCTTCTCTGCTTCTACTTCTCTCGCGGGCGCAGAAGGGGGGGGCGGCAAACAGACAGCCCAAACTCGAAGACCTTGGGGACAGTTCTGTCTTTCACCTCTTGCCTTCTTCCTCCTTCTTTGTCTTGCAGCTTCTCCCTCGCCAACAAGAGCCTTCCCGTTGGTGCCGCCGctcgctgttgctgctgctgctggtggtggtcacTTCCTGTTGTCCAGTGGTAGGaagttttcttcctctctccgaTGCAGGTTGCAATgtgacttttgtgtgtgtgtgtgtgtaggcgggGGGTGGCACTCCTCTTCACTTGCTCTTGTCTCTCTTCTCCTGAGTTGCTGCGCCCTCAGTGCCAAGGATCTGGCTTTTGTTTGGAAAGAGAGACAATCCTTGATCTCCAGCAAAAAGAACCACCGACGACCCCCAGCGAGGCTTTGAGGGGGGTGTGGTGGCGGTGGACGAAGGTGGTTGATTGTTGTGCTGCTTGGGGGTGGGTATtccctcgccgccgccgccgcctcctcctctccccctccacctTCCTTCTCCTGCTCGCCGCTCCCGCAGTCTCGATTGGGTGGGAGATGGCTTGGCACGCTGGCGCTCGCCAATCGATGCCTCCCCTCGCGCTGGAGAAGGAGGAATGTGCGCAGCCAGGGCGTTGCTGATTTCGGCAAGAAGAGAAACTTTCAAGTTTGGGAGCGGCGGGGCTCGCCCAGCGGCCGcggcggctcctcctccttctccaccctctcctgctgctgctgccccctcgcCGCCGCCTGATGAGCAGCTCTCGGCCGCCACTGAGAGCGTTTCTCAGCAAACACTTGCCCACCAGTGGCTTTTTCTCCCAGACACGCTATTTTCACGGGTTGtgtgggtggttgttgttttttttaaaggggaggaATTCCCTGTCCTTTCGCTTCGATTCTTTCCAGGAAACTTAACACCACGCCACCGCTCCAATTTCGCCCTGATCTGCTTTGGTAGctagttgggggtgggtgggaagcggaGGAGGCTGAGGGTGCTCTAATTCGAATCCCCTttccacccaaatcccaaagtgTGGAATAAAACTCAGCcacaagtttctctctctcctctggttCCCACGCGTGTGAACCCAAGACTCCTATAACAGCAGCCACCGCTAGGATGTACCCCTGGACAATTCGCATCTCCATCCTCGGCATCACCGCGGGGAATGGGGTGCACTTCTTTCCCTCGCAATTATTAGAGTCCCCCTCCCATCCGCCCTTTTCTGTGTCATTATTTCCCAGTCACTCCTAGGTTTCACCTGCTTGCTTTTGACACCGCATCTCTCTTCCCGGCAAACCTTTGTCCTGAATGTAAGCGACCCTCTGCCCATACTCCCTTGTCTGGGGACTGGAGTCCTTGGGGTCAGGTACCCACTTTgctggaggagggagtggggacaAAAGCGTGGGCAGGGGATTCGGAGAAATCCCTGAGTTCCCTCAGTATCTTTCCCTACCCCCCCCCTTCATGTAATCCATCCCCAGCCCTTGAGGGCTTTCAAAGCTCGGcttctttgtggggtgggggcggtaATACGGCTAGCTGGGTAAACTTTCCTTGCTGAGTTTAGCTGATCCAGCGCCGTTCCTCCTGATAGCATCTCCATTACCCCGGCTTTTCTTCCCGTTCTTTTCCGTTTGTTGGAAAACAAAATAAAGTTAAGTTACCCAGGGCAATCTGTcatccccccctctctccccacccccctttaaGATTAAAATACACATTTTATCAATTATATTccaagtttaaaaacaaatcgAAAAgggctaaataaatagaattgttTCCCTCTATAACCAAGAAAGAGAGGTCATTTATTCCTGAAGGTGCTGCTTCAGGAACTCAGATAGCAGTACTGCCCTAGTCTATCTCTCCCCATATACTAGGATTTGAAACCATTTTAGGATTTGATGCTTTAACATGTGCCTAATTTGTCTTATTTGTCTTGActttttttcttcccttcctcctccccgtCCCTTTGCTTTTCCAACTTTCTCCCGCAGACTAGGTTCAAGACAGCTGAAAGTTTTGCCAGCTCGGTTGGGTCATCACCAGCAGATCGCTTATGTGTTAGGGATGGTTGGCTGGGGGAGCCCATTCGATGCTATTTCCCaccaagaagggagggggaagagatagGGCTCCAGTTCCGCAAAAATAGGGGTCTGGAGGGTGTGCGTGCGGACATTTCTACACAAGTAGCCCTTTTCAATCCCCGCGTGTGCAAAAGAACGAATCCAGGTGAACCGCAGCCCTCTGCGAGTGTTACAGAATCCTCCCGACATTGCAATAGGGAATTAAATACAGGCGGGTGCAACCGATCCCCTTTCTCCTGGCGTGTTGGTATGTCTGTCGACTACTTCGAAGCACAAAAGGACAGTTATTTCGTTTGGCTGAGATCCTAAAcagatttacttggaagtaaggccCATTGGAATCTGTAATCGCAAGCAAATATGTTTGAGGCATCGTGTGTGTCTAGTGTGACATTGCATGTATATAGGTGGTAAAAGTATTAAGGTATTTCCGGCCCCCCACTTCCTAATTTTTCCTAGTTTCAATCCAGTTGTTATCTAAAAGGTTTATGTATTTGTCAGACCGCATTACTTTCTGAACTTTAGAGTCGTTTCTTAAGATTTTGGGAGTTTCTAGCATCACACATGTTCTTAAAGGATTTTATTAAACTATTCTCTTTTAAAAGTTTCATGGAGTTCAGTGGCTTCAAAGCATCTCTTTCAcatacttttctttaaaaaacaacaacacaacacacacacaaggatcTTGTGAGACTGGAGAGGTTCTCTAAGGGAAAAACGAAAGGTGGGGGGGACTCGAATGTTTAACGACCAACCGACCTTAGAGGAAGGCATAATTAACAGATGTGTATCTTCCGACATTTGCATGGTCTTGGATTACAAGTGACAGATTTTTCGGTTTTGCCTTCTTTTCTAAAGCAGGTTTTAGGGTGGAGCGGAGAGGGCATTCTGCGCAGTTCAAGGAGTTGTGAAAGTTATTGTGTTAGTGATGATTTAAACAAACACCTTCACATGTTGCTCTCGCCCTCTCCCTCCGATTTTGTGGAAGTGGGTCACTTGATGAAAGCCTTTAATGGAAGGGTCACTTATCCTGTTTACTCACACCTGCTTGCGGGTCTCTCCCCTTTCGCCAAATCTTTCTTTCCGATCAGGCACAGAGTGCAACATAACTTGCCAAATCCGATAGTTCACTCTGAGAACTGGTTTAAGGATGTAAACTGGAACCTCAGAAGctaaattattctctctctctttctcccacattCACACTAAACTATAAACTTTTCTACAGCCCTAAATCAAGCCGTATCAGTCCTAGCCgaaataaagcaaaacaaaatgtatGGCTAAATATAAACCCAATTTGGATTGCAGATTAACCGAACATCTGTACGTGGATTACAACACAAGCGTCGGCATATAAAAATAGATTGGCTAATCTATAAACCCCACAATCAAACACGTGTGTGGATACCATTCACAGCCATATTCCTCATATTCCTACCGGCGGTTCGAGAGTATTACAATATTTTAATACTTGGTGATGGAGTGGTGGTGGGAGAATCCTAATCAAACACAaacttcctcccccccctccccctgtaaTTAAATCTAATTTGTTAATTGTCCTTCCCTTTGGAATGGTGTTTCCATCTGAAAAGAAGATGCGTAATCATATTGTctgcttaataataatattttaccaATTAGTACTGTATTTTGTTATAACATTAATGGGCAACACAATTAAGCAGTTTCCTTTCGTCTGTATcatggtggagtggggtgggggaagggtgtCTGGGCGGGCTGATCTGCAAGATTGATCTGCAAGAGGAGGAAGGCGAAAGGCTTTAAGCTCtcgtgtgtacagtgtatgcatatcTATAGACCACTTGCTAGAGCAGCTCCGTAACCCTAAACCGTTCAGAGCAAGATTCACGTGTGCATGAAAGGCGAGGCTGACACTGCCCCCGGACCCTCGGAGTGAGCGGGTGTGGGTGGCTTTTTTAAGACAACAAAACATTCCTCTTCCTTGCAGGTGTACGCGTGTTAGGTCCGAGGACTTTAATTTGTGCGATCTTTCCTTGTCCCTCTTAGCTCCGGCTTCCCCCACAGAGCTCACCCCTCCTCctcgccttccctccctccctccctccctcccgcacgCCACAACTTTTCTTTGGAGGAGTTTGCCTGCTCCTAGCCGAGCCGCAAAACACGCGCTCGCAGGTCTGCGGGACTCTTTAAGGGCTGGTGGTTAATTCGTTCCCACTTGACCAAAGATATTACTagatataatattattattggtAGGAAGAGGTAATTGATAACACCACCTGCCACTCCGGAGCAATCAGGATGATAAATGTTCCCATCACAGGGAAATCTGTGCTTGGTCTCCAAGCAGCCTAATCCAAACGGCATGTCAAATGTCAATTATAAAGATGTTTCTTTGCTGTTGCCATttttgggggtggaggtggggtaaGCGGACGAGGGAAGGAGACAGCCGCCGGATGCACAGAGCCTGGCTCCAGCCGCGCTCCGACTTGCCTGCCTCGTCAACGCTCGTCTGCTCAGTTTCCCCGTCGCAACAGCACCAAGGAACGCCCTCCGATGGAAGGCAGCCTTGGCTCCCAGGGCGGGAAACGGACCGGGTTGCTGCTGACACTTAGTCCTGGCCGCTCAGCCCCTTGGTGTCCCTTCTCCCGATTAGCCGGATAGGAAAGGGACGCACCCCACACAAAACAAAGAGGCCGACCTGGAAAAGGTTTCATTTGCACATCCCGTAATAAAACAGACCCAGGGATGGGGGAAAAGACCGAAGTGGTTAACTACTAGCGTTCTCGCCCATACACTGGCACAATGTATATTCGCACCTGCCTCCTCACTAAGCATCTTTACTTGGGATtgaatcccactgatttcaatgtaaTTGCTTGAGTTCACAACTTTGCATATTCATCTACCATATAAAAACGATCATGTTCTTattctttctgtctctgtctctccctaCACACAGGTCTGTGTACATTAACTTCCCCATTGTATCTATCTAATATATGTTATATAGTTGTGTCTCCAATCATATATGTACAAATAGGCATATCACTTGAAATGACCACTGAGATACGTTATATATAGACTAACAATCCACCTATGTATTTCCATACACACATTCTTTCCGCCTCTGAACAAACACACAGGTTTATATATCCGTGGTACCTATTTGTAAGATACAACTTATATTTCAATACAATATCTATAGCCCACGTCCTCCGACACGAAAACTTTGCTTCTTTTCCGTCGtagatatgtttttaaaagaatattattAGCTGGTATTAATAGATGCACAGAGGCCTCAAAAGACGAAATCAGCTATTGATAATTGCAAGAAGTATACGGCAGCTACTGTATCGATCGGCTTGTCCCTTATTCCCCTGGTATGGGAGAGATAAGAAGACACACTCTTTAGTGCAATATAATTTCTTTTGACCTATCGGCTTGCTACAGACTTATGATGAATAGCCAGAGTGGTTAAAGTCCTTTATCACGAAAGTTGCCCCTTGATATAATATTGATTCTTTATAACTAGCTCCAAACACAAAAATCAAACTGTCCACttggccatcatcatcatcaatatcatCACAAAAGCTCTGGAATAAAGATCAGCCGAGGACGGAAAATGCTTTCTATAATCTGCCCTCCTAATCTTTATTTGCTGATGATGAaaagaaaagggtggggtgggggcgggggcagggatggggaggttGCGTGTCATTtgaaccaataataataataataataataaaacccaaGGCAAAAGGAAAGAGCTTTAAGAAAGGAAATCCAGCCACGGTCAGAGGGTagactcacccctcccaccacacatTTTTCTATATGCCTGCTAAGGGGTGGCGGAGGGGGATATATTTAGAAACCCTCTACCCTGGATAAGTCTTCATTCCTTGTGGCCCAGCTAATGCGGGCAGTTCTGTATAAAACAAGGTATCATTCTTGTGGTGTTCGGGTTTAAAAGGAAAGGTTTGGGTTTCAAAGGAAAGAAATCTTCTCCTtgtgccatccccccccccccccaaaggcccACGATTCCTTTTCTAGATGGGACAGATGTATATAAAGCCATCAGTCATCTCTTTTAGGTGACAGGTATGAAGCCTGGGAGGCGGGGAGGGTCAAATTATAGAATAGCGATGGTGCATGTCACGGGGTGTGTACAACGGCGCGCAAGCAAACCGGAGAGCCAAATGCACGTGtgactccctccctctccttacccctccgcccccccccccaactcgtCGGTGTTTCCTTTTGCTCAGGGGTTGCATTAGCACACGCCGTGTACAAGGGAGGGAAAGTGGGAGGAGGTAGGACGTGATTCCTCTTAGAGCAATCAGGGAGGGAAAAGGTTTCATTTTGTGCAAAGTGGATGAGGACCATATTTAATGGGCTAGTTAGGCTCCCATTAAAGCCGAAGTGCCATTTCCAGGCGGGGTTGGGGAGAGCGAAGAGAGGTGGTAGTGGAGGGAAGCAAAGGGGTGTGTGAGGTGGTCGGGAGGGATGACACAAGCCAGCAAGTTTGCTTGATTTCGGCCAGCTGTCCCCTTCGTCTAGGAAGAGTAGTCTAGACATGTATACAGGCACAATCTCTACAAAATTCCAAACCAGAAGTGGACCCCCCCTTTTATCCTGTATCTCATTCAGAAACAAAAagtcgggtgggggggttccctTAGTCTGTCAGCAAGTCTCTGCTGGCTGAACCGAGAGCAACAAACAGAAGCAAGTCACCTCAGGGAAGAGCCGATCTTATTCTCTATCCAGAACCAGAAGTATGAAAAACACGATCTGGaaacaaaaaaaggaaggaaggaaggtttgggcatgggggagggggaaaggctgcaATCCGATGACACTAAGTTGGTGAAACACAGATGGtcgggatggggtggggagaagaataCCCAAATTGGCCTGCGGTGCTCACAATCCCCGACACATTaaggctccttccttccttcttccttcctcccatcCATCCTTATCCCCAGCCAGCCTCCTTCCACTGAATCTCTGAAGCTGCGCGGAGGAAGCGGTTCTGACCAGCGGCGTCTCTTcagctgggtgcctgcctgcccgctTCTTGCTCGCTCTCCCGGTTTCCGATTCTCCCCCCTACCCCGAGTCAATACTCCTCCATCCGCCTCACTTAgcctctcttctcccctctcctttgCGTCCCTTCCGCCCTCTGTTGCCTTGCCTTCTCTTGCCAAGTTGCCAGCCTTAAACGGTGTGACCCCGCCTCGTTCCACCCACGTCCCGGCCAACTTTCTAACAACCCCTGTCTGTCTGGTGCGCGCCACAAAGATCGCCCCTTATGGGAGAGATCTCGCTGCCTTATGCAAGGCGGGATCAGAACCGACTAA contains:
- the LOC128323295 gene encoding uncharacterized protein LOC128323295 isoform X6: MAINDAGGERGLARLQRTRAAYVNEGWRSAISRFSPPNDASARHQQRLLQEAPTAAAAEGTQAAAKHAHTYTKGISACAFTLHNIASPSPTRAFPLVPPLAVAAAAGGGHFLLSSD
- the LOC128323295 gene encoding uncharacterized protein LOC128323295 isoform X3 translates to MAINDAGGERGLARLQRTRAAYVNEGWRSAISRFSPPNDASARHQQRLLQEAPTAAAAEGTQAAAKHAHTYTKGISACAFTLHNIASPSPTRAFPLVPPLAVAAAAGGGHFLLSSGRKFSSSLRCRLGSRQLKVLPARLGHHQQIAYVLGMVGWGSPFDAISHQEGRGKR
- the LOC128323295 gene encoding uncharacterized protein LOC128323295 isoform X2; amino-acid sequence: MGSNNPGSQAPEGSPALPLPIFFMISLTLRGRQEEGFSLANKSLPVGAAARCCCCCWWWSLPVVQWFKTAESFASSVGSSPADRLCVRDGWLGEPIRCYFPPRREGEEIGLQFRKNRGLEGVRADISTQVALFNPRVCKRTNPGEPQPSASVTESSRHCNRELNTGGCNRSPFSWRVGMSVDYFEAQKDSYFVWLRS
- the LOC128323295 gene encoding uncharacterized protein LOC128323295 isoform X5: MAINDAGGERGLARLQRTRAAYVNEGWRSAISRFSPPNDASARHQQRLLQEAPTAAAAEGTQAAAKHAHTYTKGISACAFTLHNIASPSPTRAFPLVPPLAVAAAAGGGHFLLSSGSRQLKVLPARLGHHQQIAYVLGMVGWGSPFDAISHQEGRGKR
- the LOC128323295 gene encoding uncharacterized protein LOC128323295 isoform X4, translating into MPSVIPVIYFSLANKSLPVGAAARCCCCCWWWSLPVVQWFKTAESFASSVGSSPADRLCVRDGWLGEPIRCYFPPRREGEEIGLQFRKNRGLEGVRADISTQVALFNPRVCKRTNPGEPQPSASVTESSRHCNRELNTGGCNRSPFSWRVGMSVDYFEAQKDSYFVWLRS
- the LOC128323295 gene encoding uncharacterized protein LOC128323295 isoform X1, with translation MGTGKRVLAAAGGDRLGMASSPSHTSSNQTSTPCRLPPKPSHNLRDQTQTEGRQGVRGKSFSLANKSLPVGAAARCCCCCWWWSLPVVQWFKTAESFASSVGSSPADRLCVRDGWLGEPIRCYFPPRREGEEIGLQFRKNRGLEGVRADISTQVALFNPRVCKRTNPGEPQPSASVTESSRHCNRELNTGGCNRSPFSWRVGMSVDYFEAQKDSYFVWLRS